The nucleotide window CCGACTTTTTACAGTTTGAAGAAAAAGGAACTCAGTTGGAAATGATTCTGCAACACGGTGTAAGTCTTAACAAAATGGACAAAGGCTGTCTTATTTTTAATTATAAAAAAGAAGAAGGATACAAAATTTTGTCTGTTGACAGTAATCGCTATGATGCTCGTTATTGGTTAGAACACTTCCTTTCGGTAGATGCTTTTGAAGATGAAAACTTTATCACCAAAAAATATTTGAAATTCTGTCAGGGATTTGCAAAAGATGTAGTTTTCCCTGCCGAAGACAAGAAAGAAGAAGTAATGTTCATGAACCGTTCTGTGAATTATTTCGCAAAAAACGATCAGTTCGAAGAAACCAACTTCCTAAATGAAGTATTGGATAATCCCGATTTGATTCCAGAGTTTAAAAATTATAAAGTTGACAAAGGAGAGAAATACAGCATTGAAGATGTAACCTCATTCCCTATCGCCAATGCCGCTGTGAGTGATGCTAGAAAATCAATAAAAAACGTTATCAATCTGGATACACATATCCAAATCAAAATGGATTTTATTAATCCGGAAAGTGCCGAAAAATTTGTTGAAAAAGGCTGGGATGAAGAAAAACAGATGTATTACTATTTGGTTTATTTCAACAAAGAACAAAAATCATAAACTATAAAGAGGAATCTTTTTCAATAAAAATTGCAATTCCCAACTGCTGAAGTAGTTGGGGATTTTTTTTCAATAAACAAACCCTATAGGATTTATCTAACATAACTTTATTGTAAGATTTACATTTCTTATCAAAAAAAGATATGCATTTCATCGATTATTTTTGAATTATAAGTGTATTTATTATAGGTTTGTCAAAAAAAATTTAACCCCCACAGTATGAGATTCTTAAACTTCATGTCGAAATTCACCGACAAAAAAACTGCCTGTTCCATTTTTGGACATAAAATAGTAACTGTCAGAAACGTAACAGGACATTTCAAAGAATACAAATGCACGGTTTGCAATGTAGAATTGACCAATGACTTACAGGACAGAAAAACATTTCTGACTCCGCAATTGAAAGAAATAAACGAAACTTTATTGAATTACAACAGAAGGAAACTTTCTTCCATTTAATTTTTTGAAGTAGTTCAAATTCTTATATTCCTTTCGCAAAAGAATCAAAAAATAAAATCAGCACTTTCAAAACTAAAGTGAAACCTCAATAATGATAAACAATATTGAGATTTCTTTACTTTTAGAAATTACTGTCAAATATTTTTGTATTCTTAAAGT belongs to Flavobacterium gilvum and includes:
- a CDS encoding nucleoid-associated protein, giving the protein MINLYNTHIETLSIHRVGNMSRNEPLFLSEEPFKLSDEIVPLMKEFFLKPFKEKEENYFQFAHEVDLDYNDMFKYATEIFANPNSLHDVSKKITKHLFEQSNHPHIKNGEVYVTYLTNLNIDNNVVDAIGVFKSEIQSDFLQFEEKGTQLEMILQHGVSLNKMDKGCLIFNYKKEEGYKILSVDSNRYDARYWLEHFLSVDAFEDENFITKKYLKFCQGFAKDVVFPAEDKKEEVMFMNRSVNYFAKNDQFEETNFLNEVLDNPDLIPEFKNYKVDKGEKYSIEDVTSFPIANAAVSDARKSIKNVINLDTHIQIKMDFINPESAEKFVEKGWDEEKQMYYYLVYFNKEQKS